In Rhea pennata isolate bPtePen1 chromosome 8, bPtePen1.pri, whole genome shotgun sequence, one genomic interval encodes:
- the LRRC8D gene encoding volume-regulated anion channel subunit LRRC8D, producing the protein MFTLAEVASLNDIQPTYRILKPWWDVFMDYLAVVMLMVAIFAGTMQLTKDQVVCLPVLQSTVNSKAQPGTSGKADVTTVETTTAQGEEASMRTVSFGSAPTVTPDVPLSRATSSQYQPTESDQELKKEQKDSLGRKTNLDFQQYVFINQMCYHLALPWYSKYFPYLALIHTIILIVSSNFWFKYPKTCSKIEHFVSILGKCFESPWTTKALSETACEDSEENKQRITGAQSLPKHVSTSSDEGSPSASTPMITKTGFKFSAEKPVIEVPSMTILDKKDGEQAKALFEKVRKFRAHVEDSDLIYKLYVVQTVIKTVKFIFILCYTANFVNAISFEHICNPKVEHLIGYTQFECTHNMAYMLKKLLISYISLICVYGFICLYTLFWLFRIPLKEYSFEKVREESSFSDIPDVKNDFAFLLHMVDQYDQLYSKRFGVFLSEVSENKLREISLNHEWTFEKLRQHVSRNAQEKQELHLFMLSGVPDAVFDLTDLDVLKLELIPEAKIPAKISQMTNLQELHLCHCPAKVEQTAFSFLRDHLRCLHVKFTDVGEIPAWVYLLKNLRELYLIGNLNSENNKMIGLESLRELRHLKILHVKSNLTKIPSNITDVAPHLTKLVIHNDGTKLVVLNSLKKMMNVAELELQNCELERIPHAIFSLSNLQELDLKSNSIRTIEEIISFQHLKRLTCLKLWHNKIVNIPSSITHVKNLESLYLSNNKLESLPAAVFSLQKLRCLDVSYNSIAVIPIEIGLLQNLQHFHITGNKVDVLPKQLFKCVKLRTLSLGQNCITSIPEKVGQLLQLTHLELKGNCLDRLPATLGQCRLLRKSGLVVEDHLFDTLPSEVKEVLNQDTSIPFANGI; encoded by the coding sequence ATGTTTACCCTTGCAGAAGTTGCATCGCTTAATGACATTCAACCAACCTATCGTATCTTGAAACCATGGTGGGATGTATTTATGGATTATCTAGCTGTTGTTATGTTAATGGTTGCTATTTTTGCTGGAACCATGCAGCTGACCAAAGACCAGGTGGTCTGCTTGCCAGTTTTGCAGTCTACTGTAAATTCAAAAGCACAACCTGGCACATCAGGGAAGGCTGACGTTACCACTGTTGAAACAACCACTGCTCAAGGAGAAGAAGCATCAATGAGAACGGTTTCCTTTGGAAGTGCCCCTACTGTAACACCTGATGTACCTCTGAGCAGAGCTACCTCTTCTCAGTATCAACCGACTGAATCAGATCAGGagctgaagaaagagcagaaagattCTTTAGGCCGTAAAACCAATTTGGATTTTCAgcaatatgtatttattaacCAGATGTGCTATCATTTGGCTCTTCCTTGgtactcaaaatattttccctatcTTGCTCTCATTCAtactattattttaatagtCAGTAGCAATTTTTGGTTCAAATATCCCAAGACTTGCTCAAAAATAGAGCATTTTGTGTCCATACTGGGGAAGTGCTTTGAGTCCCCATGGACTACAAAAGCATTATCTGAAACGGCATGTGAGGACTCTGAGGAGAACAAACAGAGGATAACTGGTGCCCAGTCCCTACCTAAGCATGTTTCCACTAGCAGCGATGAAGGAAGCCCAAGTGCCAGCACTCCCATGATAACAAAGACTGGCTTCAAATTTTCGGCTGAAAAGCCAGTGATCGAGGTTCCCAGCATGACTATTTTAGATAAGAAAGACGGAGAGCAAGCCAAAGCACTGTTTGAGAAAGTCCGTAAGTTCCGGGCCCACGTGGAGGACAGTGATTTGATTTACAAGCTCTATGTTGTCCAGACTGTCATTAAGACTGTCAAGTTCATCTTTATTCTCTGCTATACTGCAAACTTCGTCAACGCCATTAGTTTTGAGCACATCTGCAACCCGAAAGTGGAACACCTGATTGGCTACACACAGTTTGAGTGTACACATAACATGGCTTACATGCTAAAGAAGCTGCTTATCAGCTATATTTCTCTCATTTGTGTCTATGGTTTTATCTGTCTCTACACACTCTTCTGGCTGTTTCGAATACCTTTAAAAGAATATTCCTTTGAAAAGGTCAGAGAAGAAAGTAGCTTCAGTGATATTCCTGATgtcaaaaatgattttgcatttcttttgcatatgGTAGACCAGTATGATCAGCTGTATTCTAAGCGATTTGGTGTCTTTTTGTCAGAGGTAAGTGAGAACAAGCTACGGGAAATTAGTTTAAACCATGAATGGACTTTTGAAAAGCTGCGGCAGCATGTTTCCCGTAATGCCCAGGAAAAGCAAGAGCTGCACCTCTTCATGCTGTCAGGGGTCCCTGATGCAGTGTTTGATCTGACAGATCTGGATGTCTTGAAACTGGAGCTGATTCCTGAAGCAAAAATCCCAGCCAAAATCTCCCAGATGACAAATCTTCAGGAGCTTCATCTGTGTCACTGCCCTGCGAAGGTCGAGCAGACTGCCTTCAGCTTCCTCCGGGACCACTTGAGATGCCTTCATGTGAAATTCACAGATGTTGGAGAAATTCCTGCGTGGGTGTATTTGCTAAAAAACCTCCGTGAATTGTACTTGATAGGCAACTTgaactctgaaaataataaaatgatagGGCTTGAATCTCTCAGAGAGTTGAGACATCTTAAAATTCTCCATGTAAAGAGCAACTTGACCAAAATTCCCTCCAATATCACAGATGTGGCACCACATCTAACAAAACTAGTCATTCATAATGATGGCACTAAGCTTGTGGTACTGAATAGCCTTAAGAAGATGATGAATGTTGCTGAGTTGGAACTACAGAACTGTGAACTGGAGAGAATTCCCCATGCCATCTTCAGTCTCTCTAACTTACAGGAACTGGATTTAAAGTCAAATAGCATACGCACAATTGAAGAAATCATCAGTTTCCAGCACTTGAAAAGGTTGACTTGTTTAAAGCTGTGGCACAATAAAATAGTCAACATTCCTTCCTCCATTACCCATGTAAAGAACTTGGAGTCACTTTATCTCTCCAATAATAAACTCGAATCCTTACCAGCCGCAGTGTTCAGTTTACAGAAACTTAGATGTTTAGACGTAAGCTACAACTCAATTGCAGTGATTCCGATAGAGATAGGTTTGCTTCAAAATCTGCAGCATTTTCACATCACAGGAAACAAAGTTGATGTTTTGCCAAAACAGTTGTTTAAGTGTGTTAAATTGAGGACTTTGAGTCTGGGACAAAACTGCATTACCTCAATCCCAGAGAAGGTCGGTCAGCTGCTGCAGCTAACTCACCTGGAACTGAAGGGAAACTGCTTGGACCGTCTGCCAGCCACGCTGGGGCAGTGTCGGCTTCTTAGGAAAAGCGGGCTTGTTGTGGAGGATCACCTCTTTGACACTCTGCCTTCAGAGGTTAAAGAGGTATTGAATCAAGACACAAGCATTCCCTTTGCTAATGGGATTTAA